The genomic window TGATGCAAGCTAATTTTATTGCAAAAACAAACAGCGCACAATCCTATTCTCAATAAATTACTGGCGAAATCTAGCAATTAATTCTTCACGGGATAATTGCAACAGTAAAGGGGTAAACTCTTCTGGTGTTAACGCTAATAAAGATTCAATAATTGCTTGAAGTTCATTATCTATTTCACCAAAGCGAACTTTGAGTAAATTTTCTACTACCAACCTTTCACCTTGCTGAATTCCTGTTTGAATTCCTGTTTGAATTCCTGTTTCTTCCCCTTCTTTGAAAGCTTGTTCTCTGTCTTGTTGGTAAAGTGGTGCTAATCGCATAACTAACTCCCTATCTTCTTCTTCTTGATTTTGAGTTAATTGTAAGTTTTGTCGCAAGTTGTATAGTAATTCTAACGCGGCTTTACGAAAAACGTTATCGGGATTAAGTGCTTCTAGTTCATCGATTGCTCGTTTTTGGACATTTCCCCTACCAATTATTCTTAACCATAAGGTTTCAGGAATAATAGGTAACTGATGAATTGCTACTATAGCTGTACGCAAATGTTGTGGTAGGAAATAAACTCCAGGTAAGTAATCAGCTTTGGGGTTAGCACCAAATCCTTCTAACAACTGTGCTGATGCTGTCGGCGTAAGAATCCATAATTTTGGTAAATCAGGTTCAATAATACGGGTGTTATTGCGATTTGCTTGTCGTTGTAAATCGCCACGAACCTCTAATAATTTTAAAAGACAATCGCAAATTTCTGTAATGGATGCAGCGTTGCGAAATGGTTCAAATAATGCAGAGGTGGTAGTAAATTGTGATAATAATCCGAAAGTTTCAGGAATAGTGTTTGGTTGTGATTTGGGGATAAAATAAACATCAATTTCTCTGACTTCGCCTGCAACTCGTCGGGATGCTTGAACTTCGCCGTATGGAGTAAGTAATTGTTCTAGGTAGTCTTTTGCAAACTGGTCGTGAATAAATCTAGTCATATCCCCAAATATATTTAAATTGATAGGCGATCGCTATCACAACTACAGCACCCTACACTGACCATGTTGACGTAACAAATGGTCACACAATACCAAAGCCACCATCGCCTCCACCATTGGAACAGCACGGGGTAAAACACAAGGATCATGTCTACCTTTGGCTGCTAATAGTGTTTCCTCACCCTCACGCGTCACCGTTTTTTGCTCTTTTCTAATAGTTGCTGTAGGCTTAAATGCAACGCGCAAAACAATATTTTCACCATTAGAAATACCACCTTGAATCCCACCAGAACGGTTAGTTACGGTGCGAACTTCCCCATTTTCATCAATATAAAATTCGTCGTTATGTTCAATCCCAGTTAACAGCGTCCCTGCAAAACCTGAACCAATTTCAAATCCTTTGCTAGCAGGGAGAGACATCACACCCTTAGCGATATCAGCCTCTAATTTATCAAATACTGGTTCACCCAAACCTTTGGGAACATTGCGCGCCACACATTCTACAACCCCACCGATAGAATCACCTTGTCTACCAGTTTGCTCAATTAATTCAATCATTTTTTGAGCGCATTCACTATCAGGACAGCGCACAATATTGCTTTCTACTTCATCCAAAGTGACAGTATTGGGGTCAACTACGCCTTCTAAATCCTTGATGCGCTTGACGTAACCGATAACTTCCACATTTGCAACTTGACGGAGAATTTTTTTAGCGATCGCACCAGCTGCTACTCTTCCTATTGTCTCACGCGCTGACGACCTACCCCCACCTTGCCAGTTGCGAATCCCATACTTTGCATCATAGGTAGCATCCGCATGAGAAGGGCGATACTTTTGCGCCATCTCGTCATAGTCTTGGGGACGAGTATCTTTGTTCCGCACCAAAATTGATATTGGCGTTCCCAAGGTTTTACCCTCAAACACTCCAGACAAAATCTCACAAGTGTCTGCTTCCTTACGTGGAGTAGTAATCTTACTTTGTCCCGGTCGTCTTCTATCTAACTCTACTTGAATTTCTTCAGCCGAAATTTCCAGTTGCGGAGGACAACCATCAATCACAACCCCCACTCCTCCACCGTGAGACTCGCCAAAAGTAGTGATCCGAAATAGATGTCCAAAAGTATTGCCCATAATATTGAGAAAAAAGGATGAGGCTTATGTATTGTACCTAGAGTTTTCGTCAAAATTAATTTTTATATTTGTATTTTCTTCTGCAATAAAGTTTCATGACTATCGTACTTATGCTGAGAACCTCCGGCTTCTAGCCGGGGGATGAAAGCTAATTGTCTAATAAATTAGACAACATGATAAAATCAAATAGCGTGAATATAGGATGAAAAACTCCGTAACAAAAACGTATTCACGCATTTCACCTAACATTCAAGTAGCCATACAACTAGATTTAATCTAGTCGAGGTGGGTAGGGCATTTTGACAGTGCCAAAGCTAATTGAGTTATTTAACAATCAATTAGTAAACGTTGCGGAGAGGGTCTTTCAGACCCCGTAGCAACATCAGTTTAGAATCCTCCTGACTTCCAGTCGGAGGAGATGTCAAGCGTAATTTTAATCCAAACTAAAAAAGCGTCTCTCCTTAGTGGAGAGACGCTTTTTATTTAGCTAAGGCTTAAAGATTAACCGTTGATAGCAGGTGCGCTGATAGCAACAGGAGCAACTTCACCAGCAGCCAAATCTAAGGGGAAGTTGTGAGCGTTACGCTCGTGCATTACTTCCATACCCAGGTTAGCGCGGTTGATTACGTCAGCCCAAGTAGCGATGACGCGACCTTGAGAATCGATGATGGATTGGTTAAAGTTGAAACCGTTCAAGTTGAACGCCATTGTGCTGACACCCAAAGCGGTGAACCAGATACCGATGACAGGCCAAGCAGCGAGGAAGAAGTGCAAGGAACGGCTGTTGTTGAAGGAAGCGTATTGGAAGATTAAGCGACCGAAGTAACCGTGTGCTGCAACAATGTTGTAGGTTTCTTCTTCTTGACCGAATTTGTAACCGTAGTTTTGTGATTCGTTTTCGGTTGTCTCACGAACTAAGGAGGAAGTTACTAGAGAACCGTGCATGGCGGAGAACAATGAACCACCGAAGACACCCGCTACACCTAACATATGGAAGGGGTGCATCAGGATGTTATGTTCTGCTTGAAACACAATCATGAAGTTGAATGTGCCGGAGATACCTAAAGGCATACCATCAGAGAATGAACCTTGTCCGATGGGGTATACCAAGAAGACTGCGGTTGCTGCTGCTACTGGTGCAGAGAATGCTAGGCAAATCCAAGGACGCATTCCTAAGCGGTAGGACAATTCCCATTCCCGACCTAAGTAACAGAATACGCCGGTCAAGAAGTGGAAGATTACCAATTGGTAAGGACCACCGTTGTATAACCACTCATCTAAGGAAGCTGCTTCCCAAATGGGGTAGAAGTGTAAGCCAATGGCGTTAGAGGAAGGAACAACTGCACCGGAGATGATGTTGTTTCCATAGAGTAATGAACCTGCTACTGGTTCGCGGATACCATCGATGTCTACTGGTGGTGCGGCGATGAAGGCGATGATAAAGCAGGTGGTTGCTGCTAGCAGGGTGGGGATCATGAGGACTCCGAACCAACCGATGTATAGACGGTTATTGGTGCTGGTAATCCACTCGCAGAAGCGATCCCATACGTTCGCGCTTTGACGCTGTTGTAAGGTTGCGGTCATGTTTTTATGATTGCGTTTGTTTATGTATGTTGTAGGCTTTTCCACCTCTTGTTACATATCTTAACTAAGATGTTGAGATTTGTAAAGAATTTTGAGAAACAATTTTTTACATTACCCTGTAGAAAGCTCGGATACTGAGTTTCTGTAAAGGTTTCAGCCTACAGAGATGAAAGAGAAAGCCTAAAAAGTGATTTTTAGAATCACCGCGCTTTTAGGGCAGTGAGAACGTCAATTCTTTCTATCTTTTGATAGAGAGTCTCTCTTTGTTGGTAAGGTCTACCCAGGGAAGCGATCGCAATTTTTCTAAATGCTAAATCTTTGCAGAATATACACATAAAAATTATACAAATTTCATACTATGTGTTTATAATTAAGCCTCTTTTCTGGTATTATCACTTAAGTATAATACTTATTGATACAGTAATTTTACAGTCAAGTATAACCAACATAAAATAGATTTTCAATTAAAAACTAACTAAAAAATTGTCAATATTTCAGGAGGAGTGGTGTATTGACAACTGCGTCACCAATTTTGCCCCACCAATTTCACAAGGCGTAATTGACTTTATGAGCATCAAAACATCCAACTCACTGTTAACAGTTCCAACGGGTACATTACAGATTAGTGAACTACCGCGTGCTGATGTCGATACCACTCATAGTAATGTCTATTTGTCTTTGGTAATTCCAACATATAAAGAGCGAGACAATATCCAAAATGTTGTCAGGATATTAAGTCAGACCTTAGATGAGTTTATCCCAGGAGACTATGAGTTAATAGTTGTAGATGATGATAGTCCCGACTTGACTTGGGAAGTAGCACAATCGCTGACTGAGGAATATCCACAGTTACGGGTGATGCGACGACAAAAAGAACGGGGACTATCGTCAGCAGTGATTCGTGGCTGGCAAGTTGCCAGAGGAAGTGTCTTAGGGGTAATTGATGGAGATTTACAACATCCACCAGAAGTATTAATCCAATTACTCACTAAAATTGCAGAGGGAAAGGATTTAGCATTAGCCAGTCGTCACGTAGATGGAGGTGGTGTTAGTAGTTGGAGTGTGGTGAGACGTTTCTTATCTCGTGGCGCACAGACGTTAGGGTTAATTATCTTACCGGGAGTTTTGGGAAGAGTTTCAGACCCCATGAGTGGTTATTTTATGGTGCAACGTAGTAGTATCGTAGGTGCAACACTCAATCCAGTAGGTTACAAAATCCTGCTAGAAGTAATTGGACGGGGTAATGTCCAAAATATTGGCGAAGTAGGTTACGT from Nostoc sp. UHCC 0870 includes these protein-coding regions:
- the aroC gene encoding chorismate synthase is translated as MGNTFGHLFRITTFGESHGGGVGVVIDGCPPQLEISAEEIQVELDRRRPGQSKITTPRKEADTCEILSGVFEGKTLGTPISILVRNKDTRPQDYDEMAQKYRPSHADATYDAKYGIRNWQGGGRSSARETIGRVAAGAIAKKILRQVANVEVIGYVKRIKDLEGVVDPNTVTLDEVESNIVRCPDSECAQKMIELIEQTGRQGDSIGGVVECVARNVPKGLGEPVFDKLEADIAKGVMSLPASKGFEIGSGFAGTLLTGIEHNDEFYIDENGEVRTVTNRSGGIQGGISNGENIVLRVAFKPTATIRKEQKTVTREGEETLLAAKGRHDPCVLPRAVPMVEAMVALVLCDHLLRQHGQCRVL
- the psbA gene encoding photosystem II q(b) protein, producing the protein MTATLQQRQSANVWDRFCEWITSTNNRLYIGWFGVLMIPTLLAATTCFIIAFIAAPPVDIDGIREPVAGSLLYGNNIISGAVVPSSNAIGLHFYPIWEAASLDEWLYNGGPYQLVIFHFLTGVFCYLGREWELSYRLGMRPWICLAFSAPVAAATAVFLVYPIGQGSFSDGMPLGISGTFNFMIVFQAEHNILMHPFHMLGVAGVFGGSLFSAMHGSLVTSSLVRETTENESQNYGYKFGQEEETYNIVAAHGYFGRLIFQYASFNNSRSLHFFLAAWPVIGIWFTALGVSTMAFNLNGFNFNQSIIDSQGRVIATWADVINRANLGMEVMHERNAHNFPLDLAAGEVAPVAISAPAING
- a CDS encoding glycosyltransferase, producing MSIKTSNSLLTVPTGTLQISELPRADVDTTHSNVYLSLVIPTYKERDNIQNVVRILSQTLDEFIPGDYELIVVDDDSPDLTWEVAQSLTEEYPQLRVMRRQKERGLSSAVIRGWQVARGSVLGVIDGDLQHPPEVLIQLLTKIAEGKDLALASRHVDGGGVSSWSVVRRFLSRGAQTLGLIILPGVLGRVSDPMSGYFMVQRSSIVGATLNPVGYKILLEVIGRGNVQNIGEVGYVFCERQEGESKVTWKQYIEYIHHLIRLRLSTGKLARLRQRSSFPVGKFIRFGLVGLSGVFVDMAMLYLLSDPSTLALPLTRSKIIAGEIAILNNFLWNDAWTFADVSMRQQEWHQRLKRFVKFNIICLAGLVLNVLVLNVVFNFVIPNRYIANLIAIAVATIWNFWVNLKLSWRVTDVQ